The Cylindrospermopsis curvispora GIHE-G1 genome contains a region encoding:
- the trmD gene encoding tRNA (guanosine(37)-N1)-methyltransferase TrmD, translating into MRFDIVTLFPDCFSSILSSGLLGKALNRGIAQVYLVNPRDFTKDKHRKVDDEPYGGGVGMLLKPEPIFTAVESLPVLPRRDIILMSPQGQTINQSLLGELATSYDQLVVICGHYEGVDERVLNLVTREVSLGDFILTGGEIPAMALLNGVVRLLPGTVGKVESLKAESFEAGLLDFPQYTRPAEFRGWKVPDVLLSGNHAEISRWRFQQQIKRTASRRPDLLEKWQRECSDSLDPTPREKED; encoded by the coding sequence GTGCGTTTTGATATAGTTACACTTTTTCCGGACTGTTTCAGTTCCATTCTCAGTTCTGGTCTTTTAGGGAAGGCTCTAAATAGGGGTATTGCTCAGGTTTATTTGGTTAATCCCAGGGATTTTACCAAGGATAAACATCGTAAAGTAGATGATGAACCCTACGGTGGGGGTGTGGGCATGTTGCTTAAACCTGAGCCGATTTTTACTGCGGTTGAGTCCCTACCAGTTTTACCTCGTCGGGATATAATTCTTATGAGTCCCCAGGGCCAAACCATTAATCAATCCCTTTTGGGAGAATTGGCTACCAGCTATGATCAGTTAGTTGTCATTTGTGGACACTATGAAGGCGTTGATGAGCGTGTTCTCAATTTAGTTACCCGTGAGGTGTCTTTGGGTGATTTTATTCTCACGGGTGGGGAAATCCCCGCAATGGCCCTATTGAATGGTGTGGTTCGTCTTCTACCGGGTACTGTGGGTAAGGTAGAATCTCTCAAGGCTGAAAGTTTTGAAGCGGGTTTATTGGATTTTCCCCAATATACCCGTCCCGCTGAGTTTCGGGGTTGGAAGGTTCCCGATGTTTTGCTTAGTGGTAATCACGCGGAAATTTCTCGCTGGCGCTTTCAACAACAAATTAAACGTACTGCTTCCCGTCGTCCTGATCTGCTGGAAAAATGGCAACGGGAATGCTCTGATTCTCTAGATCCCACCCCAAGGGAGAAAGAGGATTAA
- the ispF gene encoding 2-C-methyl-D-erythritol 2,4-cyclodiphosphate synthase has product MTTNIRIGNGYDIHKLVSDRPLILGGVHIPHELGLLGHSDADVLTHAIMDAMLGALSLGDIGHYFPPSDPQWKGANSLVLLKQVHGLILNQGWEVGNVDSVVVAERPKLKSYIYQMREQLASTLAIQPHQVGVKATTNEKLGPTGREEGICAYAVVLLVANP; this is encoded by the coding sequence ATGACTACAAATATCAGAATTGGTAACGGCTATGATATTCACAAATTGGTGAGCGATCGCCCATTAATTCTTGGTGGTGTGCATATACCCCATGAATTGGGTTTGTTAGGACATAGTGATGCTGATGTGTTAACCCATGCAATTATGGATGCTATGTTGGGTGCCCTGTCTTTGGGGGATATTGGTCATTATTTTCCCCCTAGTGATCCTCAGTGGAAAGGGGCCAACAGTTTGGTATTATTAAAACAGGTTCATGGTCTCATTCTCAATCAAGGTTGGGAAGTGGGAAATGTGGATTCTGTAGTGGTAGCTGAACGTCCCAAGTTAAAATCCTATATTTATCAAATGCGTGAGCAGTTAGCATCTACTTTAGCAATACAACCCCATCAGGTTGGGGTAAAAGCCACAACCAATGAAAAATTGGGTCCCACTGGTAGGGAGGAAGGTATTTGTGCTTATGCGGTCGTTTTGTTGGTGGCAAACCCCTAG
- a CDS encoding ABC transporter substrate-binding protein, with the protein MSLIHKYLKSAKQNLLFIIIVCFIATPLTGCNPSNFKNPNVRDVPQLVTSILSDPKTFNYALSSESPNIFGYTYEGLVSQNPLTGEIEPNLAQSWELSEDKLKITFTMRDNLKWSDGQPLTVDDVVFTYNEIYLNKQIPTDIRDILRIGKERKLPKVTKIDNRRVEFTVPEPFRPFLQSVGAAILPAHILQESVVKKDQDGKPKFLSIWGVDTPPEKIIVNGPYQLERYDTSQRIIFRRNPYYWRKDSQGQPQPYIERIIWQIVESTDTALLQFRSAGLDAISVTPDYFSLLKVQEKQGNFQIYNGGPSTGTSFISFNLNQAKRNNKPLVDPIKSQWFNQVKFRQAIAYAVDRETMINNIYRGLGQTQNSPISVQSPYYLPPEKGLRVYNYNPEKAKELLIEAGFKYNSQNQLEDSQGNKVRFSLLTNAGNKIREAMGAQIKQDLSKIGIQVDFTPLAWSTFLDKLSNTLDWEASLLGLTGGLEPNDGANVWSPEGGLHMFNQKPQPGQKPIEGWQVAPWEKKIHELYIQGAQEFDETKVKEIYAQSQKLTQEYLPFIYLINSTSLVAVRNRFTGIKYSALGGPFWNIHEIKIRE; encoded by the coding sequence ATGTCCTTAATTCACAAGTATCTGAAATCAGCAAAACAAAACTTATTATTTATCATTATAGTTTGCTTTATAGCCACACCACTGACCGGTTGCAATCCTAGTAACTTTAAAAACCCTAATGTTAGGGACGTGCCCCAATTAGTAACCAGTATTCTCAGTGATCCAAAAACTTTTAACTACGCTTTAAGTTCTGAGTCTCCCAATATATTTGGTTATACCTACGAAGGATTAGTTAGCCAAAATCCCCTGACGGGTGAGATAGAACCAAATTTAGCCCAATCCTGGGAACTTTCCGAGGATAAACTAAAAATTACCTTCACCATGCGTGACAACTTAAAATGGTCTGATGGTCAACCCCTCACCGTGGATGATGTTGTATTCACTTATAATGAAATTTACCTAAATAAACAAATACCCACAGATATAAGAGATATTTTGAGAATTGGCAAAGAAAGAAAACTACCTAAGGTAACAAAAATAGACAACAGGAGAGTAGAATTTACCGTTCCCGAACCCTTTAGACCCTTCCTACAAAGCGTAGGTGCTGCCATATTACCAGCACACATCTTACAAGAATCAGTGGTGAAAAAAGACCAAGATGGTAAACCTAAATTCCTGAGCATTTGGGGTGTGGACACTCCTCCGGAAAAAATCATCGTTAACGGTCCCTATCAACTAGAACGTTACGACACCAGTCAAAGAATCATTTTTCGTCGTAATCCCTACTATTGGCGTAAAGATTCCCAGGGTCAACCCCAACCTTACATTGAAAGGATTATTTGGCAAATTGTGGAATCAACGGACACAGCTCTGCTACAATTTAGATCCGCTGGACTGGATGCCATATCAGTCACACCTGATTATTTCTCATTGTTAAAGGTCCAGGAAAAACAAGGAAATTTCCAGATCTATAACGGCGGACCCTCCACTGGTACTAGTTTTATTTCCTTTAATTTAAACCAGGCCAAGAGAAATAATAAACCCTTAGTGGATCCGATTAAATCCCAGTGGTTTAATCAAGTAAAATTTCGTCAAGCGATCGCCTATGCAGTAGACAGAGAAACCATGATTAATAATATTTACCGTGGTCTAGGTCAAACCCAAAATTCTCCGATTTCCGTGCAAAGTCCTTACTATCTTCCACCGGAAAAGGGATTAAGAGTCTATAATTACAATCCCGAAAAAGCCAAAGAATTACTGATAGAAGCTGGATTTAAATACAACAGTCAAAACCAATTAGAAGATAGTCAAGGAAACAAGGTAAGATTTAGTTTGCTCACCAATGCTGGTAATAAAATCCGGGAAGCAATGGGTGCCCAAATCAAACAGGATCTGAGTAAAATTGGCATTCAAGTTGATTTTACCCCGTTAGCGTGGAGTACATTTTTAGACAAACTATCTAACACCCTAGATTGGGAAGCATCCCTATTAGGTTTAACGGGTGGTTTAGAACCAAATGATGGTGCTAACGTTTGGTCTCCTGAAGGAGGGTTACACATGTTTAATCAAAAACCACAACCAGGACAAAAACCCATAGAAGGATGGCAAGTAGCACCCTGGGAAAAGAAAATTCATGAACTATATATTCAAGGGGCCCAGGAATTTGATGAAACCAAGGTGAAAGAAATTTACGCCCAGAGTCAAAAATTAACCCAGGAGTATTTACCATTTATTTATCTAATAAATTCCACCTCCTTGGTAGCAGTGCGCAATCGGTTTACGGGAATTAAATATTCTGCACTCGGTGGTCCATTCTGGAATATTCATGAAATTAAAATTAGGGAATAG
- the larB gene encoding nickel pincer cofactor biosynthesis protein LarB, which translates to MTQPENLQSLLQAVANGKISPDLALESLKNLAYESVGEFAKIDHHRHLRTGFPEVIWGPGKTPDQIAQIMEIMRPRASVVMATRIAPEIYSILQKKVRGLKYYDLARICALSPDETPPRFPGEIGILSAGTADLPVAEEAAITAELYGFRVQRLWDVGVAGIHRLLNNLHLLNSASVLIVVAGMEGALPSVVAGLADCPIIAVPTSIGYGANFAGLAPLLTMLNSCAAGVGVVNIDNGFGAAVLAGQILRTSQKLVEKST; encoded by the coding sequence ATGACTCAGCCAGAAAATTTGCAATCCCTATTACAAGCTGTAGCTAATGGTAAAATTAGTCCCGATCTAGCCCTAGAATCTCTCAAAAATCTAGCATACGAATCTGTAGGTGAATTTGCCAAAATTGACCACCATCGTCATTTAAGAACGGGGTTTCCAGAAGTGATTTGGGGACCTGGTAAAACCCCTGACCAAATTGCCCAAATCATGGAAATTATGCGTCCACGCGCTTCCGTAGTCATGGCTACCCGAATTGCTCCTGAGATATATTCCATACTACAAAAAAAAGTAAGGGGATTAAAATACTACGACCTAGCAAGAATTTGTGCCCTTTCTCCCGATGAAACCCCACCGCGATTTCCTGGAGAAATAGGAATCCTTTCCGCTGGTACTGCGGACTTACCCGTAGCTGAAGAAGCTGCTATAACTGCTGAGCTATATGGTTTTAGAGTGCAGCGTCTCTGGGATGTGGGTGTAGCAGGAATTCACCGCTTACTAAATAATCTTCATTTGCTCAATTCAGCATCTGTCCTGATTGTTGTAGCGGGTATGGAAGGTGCCCTACCCAGTGTGGTAGCTGGTTTAGCAGATTGTCCCATAATTGCCGTGCCCACCAGTATTGGTTACGGGGCAAATTTTGCCGGTTTGGCTCCCCTGCTCACCATGCTCAACTCTTGTGCTGCTGGCGTGGGAGTGGTCAATATTGATAATGGATTTGGCGCAGCAGTTTTGGCAGGTCAAATTCTACGTACGTCCCAGAAACTGGTGGAGAAATCAACATAA
- the argH gene encoding argininosuccinate lyase, translated as MTAKQTWSQRFESALHPAIARFNASITFDIELLEYDITGSQAHAKMLGHSQIISPEEAEQLVTGLEQVRQEYRQGKFQPGIDAEDVHFAVEKRLTEIVGDVGKKLHTARSRNDQVGTDTRLYLREQIQQIRQHLREFQHVLLDLAEKNIETLIPGYTHLQRAQPLSLAHHLLAYFQMAQRDWERLGDVYKRVNICPLGSGALAGTTFPIDRKYTAQLLNFDSIYANSLDGVSDRDFAIEFLAAASTIMVHLSRLSEEVILWACEEFRFIHLKDSCATGSSIMPQKKNPDVPELVRGKTGRVFGHLQSMLVIMKGLPLAYNKDLQEDKEAIFDSVNTVKSCLQAMTILLREGMEFRQERLAAAVTEDFANATDVADYLAARGVPFREAYNIVGKVVKTSIYAGKLLKDLTLEEWQQVHPSFDSDIYEAISPRQVVAARNSYGGTGFEQVRQAIASAHSQILQG; from the coding sequence ATGACCGCAAAACAAACTTGGAGCCAAAGGTTTGAATCCGCCCTACACCCGGCGATCGCCCGTTTTAATGCTAGTATTACTTTTGACATTGAACTATTGGAATATGATATTACTGGTTCCCAAGCCCATGCGAAAATGTTGGGTCACAGTCAAATCATTAGTCCAGAGGAAGCAGAGCAATTAGTTACCGGTTTAGAGCAGGTACGTCAAGAATATCGACAGGGAAAATTTCAACCCGGTATTGATGCGGAGGATGTACATTTTGCGGTAGAAAAACGACTTACGGAAATTGTGGGTGATGTAGGAAAAAAACTACACACTGCTCGTTCTCGTAATGACCAAGTAGGAACTGACACGAGACTCTACCTAAGAGAGCAAATCCAACAAATCCGTCAACATCTAAGGGAGTTCCAGCACGTATTACTAGATCTGGCTGAAAAAAATATTGAAACTCTCATCCCCGGATACACCCACCTGCAAAGGGCCCAACCCCTAAGTTTGGCCCATCATCTCCTAGCCTATTTTCAAATGGCACAAAGAGATTGGGAAAGATTAGGGGATGTGTATAAGCGGGTAAACATTTGCCCTCTAGGTAGTGGTGCCCTAGCAGGTACTACCTTTCCTATTGACAGGAAATACACCGCACAGCTATTGAATTTTGACAGTATTTATGCTAACAGTTTGGACGGGGTAAGTGATCGAGATTTTGCCATAGAGTTTCTTGCTGCTGCTAGTACAATTATGGTGCACCTCAGTCGCTTGTCAGAAGAGGTAATTCTATGGGCCTGTGAAGAATTCCGTTTTATCCACCTGAAGGATAGCTGTGCCACCGGTTCCAGCATTATGCCACAAAAGAAAAACCCAGATGTTCCTGAGTTAGTTAGAGGTAAAACAGGTAGGGTCTTTGGTCATCTTCAGTCCATGTTAGTAATTATGAAAGGACTACCCCTAGCCTATAACAAAGACTTACAAGAAGACAAGGAAGCTATATTTGATAGTGTAAACACTGTTAAGTCTTGCTTGCAGGCAATGACGATTTTATTAAGAGAAGGTATGGAGTTTCGCCAAGAGCGTTTAGCTGCAGCAGTGACAGAGGACTTTGCTAATGCTACTGATGTTGCAGACTACTTAGCAGCTAGAGGAGTACCCTTTCGAGAAGCTTATAACATAGTTGGTAAAGTGGTTAAAACTAGTATTTATGCTGGTAAACTGTTGAAAGATTTAACCTTGGAAGAATGGCAACAAGTACACCCATCCTTTGACAGTGACATCTATGAAGCTATTTCCCCACGTCAGGTAGTAGCTGCGCGTAACAGTTATGGTGGCACTGGTTTTGAGCAAGTTAGACAAGCGATCGCCAGTGCCCATAGTCAAATTTTACAAGGTTGA